tccctcgcttctttgtGCCCCATAGCGATatcctctgtcctctctcgttctccctcctGTCTGTCAACACGGCCACCGTCGTATTCTCCACCCGtcctcttccccctctctccaCGGCCGGCGGCTTCCCTGTTTTTTGTCTGTTCCGCAtcttcgtcgccgccttccttcgCCGGCCTCGGCCTTTCTACGGCTCTGTCGCCCGCCGCCAcggccctgtctcctcgtccaaAGTGCGCAGGCCTTGCCGCGAGGCCGCCGGGGtggcgcgtctcctccctggACTCCCCAGAGCCTCCCCAAGACCAGAACGTCAGAAGCGCCTCTCGCAGCCCACGCGAAGAATTCGCAACCGCCGatgaaaacgcagaaaacgacgaCGAAGCGGGAGAACTGGAGAACCCAGAAGAAGGGAATGGGGAAGACGAGGTAGAACTCGAGCAAGGCTCGCAGCTCGAGAGCGCTCGCTGACGTCGTTGtggctcctcttctctgttaCATGTCTGAGACCCAAGCacctgcgtttcttctcctctgttccttcctcgacttccctGCCAGACAAGTGGATCTCCAGCTTCGTCGCTGGCCGCACTGCTGCTGTCACGGCAGACAGTCGCATGCACGCTTCGCGAGGAAGCGTTTTCTCGAAGGCTCGACCCGCGCCGGCGACCTCCGTCCCCGACGTCCGGTCGCGCGATTGCATTTCCCTCCGCCCGTTCGTTCCAGTGATCGTCCATCCTCGCCACATTTCCGCCGTCGCTGACCTCAGGATACAttccacctctctctccctcaaagaggtcgtttctcttctccgctttcctgcgctcgtctccgtcgccttctcgctcacgtcctcttcttcccgctcctctgtcttcgaggctttcctgttctctgACTGGTGCATCCGCAAGCGGAAGGGAGACGTCGTGACGCTTTCCAGGCATCGAGATGCCTCCTGCAGCTTCGTTCTGGAGTCGTCCGTTGCTCTCTTCCGGCTTGCGCgttgcgtcgccttctttgccAGATTCTTGATGGTCGGAAAGATCCGTATTCTCGCCATGGTCCTCGACcgtgttctcttctcgttctcgctctcgtctttctctctcttctcttccccgtctctgtACCTCCTTCTGCATTCCGTCGAGAAGCGATCGCCACAGATCTTTCTCTGCCCACAACTCTCGGATTTTCGCCTGCGTAGTCATCAGGGCGCCGAGCCGCAGCTCGCGAATCTCTCGCCAGGGAGTCCATGCGCctgagaggaggaagagcggcgacACGGCGCCCTGTTTGGCGAGAAGGTCGAACGCCGCAGCCACTTCCTCGTGCTCGGAGGCTACTTGGTGCAagtgggagagaagaaaaaagacattTTCTTCGACAAAAACGTGCATGTCTGCTCGAAGCTTCGCCGCGTCGACGAGCTGATGCAGTTGAGGGGAAAGACACCAATCTTcatcgccttctccgccctcctctccaggcttctcgcttcgcctctcgaCTCCACACGCAAAGAACGACCTCTCCAACCACGCCCCTCCCGCCTCCTTCCCCGTCTGacgcctcttcgccttctccgcggAGCTTTGCCGTCTCTCGCTACTTCCACTGGTCTCGCGCCTGTCGTCTCCATTCGCGTCTTCCCCGCTCGCCACTGCTCCGAGATCTCgaatttccttctctcgctccgcTCCATCTCGGCaactcctctctgctctctccccgtctccctGCTCTCCCCGTCGATCTGCCCTTTCCTCGGAACTCAGAGCGACGACAGCCGGACGCTCTTGCGTTTCCTTGCCTGTGTTCCCCAGCCTGCTTGCCCACCTTCCATCCAGCGCGGGGGCAGCCTCGCGACTTGCTGCGtgcagacgcgaaggcgccgAGACAGCCACCACGCTCTCCCCGGCAGACAGCGGCTcgagcgaagcagaggaagaggagcaagGGGACGACACCGCACCCACGGAAGACGcacgagacgcagaagaggcagacgaagacggggaaggagaagaggacgaagaaccGTCTGATCTCTCagggagcagaagacgatCGTACATCTGCAGAGGAGGCATCGAGGGCCATCGCTCGAAGCAGTTTCCGATGGACGCGCAGAGCAGACGCATGTTGAACTCGACCTTTTCGAGAATTCCGGAGACGCCTTGCGGCTCTGCGACACCGgcatgcgcttcttctctgccttgcttctctcgctcaTCTCCGCCGCTCTCTGGCGTAGCTGTCGCGAGACCCGCATACTCGGTCCCCACAGCAGCAGAGGTCGACGCGTTCTCGCCTAACGGAGGCGACGGAGGGGAACATGGATTTCCATCCCTGGTgcgaaaacaagagagacacatTCACACAGGAAGAAAGGTCCAACCTAAAAAAAACTTCGATAAAAACTGAACATCTCTCCTGCAACACAGAAAGGATACACAAATCGATAGATGCACACACATATccatgtataaatatatgtatatatatatatatatatatatatgtatatatacataaacatatacatatgcgaaaatacacacatgtatgtgtacgtatatatatgtataatacatatatatatatatatatatatatagttttTAAAACGTGTGCACATGTGTATACAGATGCATTTTCGCATAGGCTGCGTATGCGTAAAcatcccttcttctctccaccagAGAACCACACAGACACAGTGACACCCCAGCCGAGCGGCACTGGCTGACCCCCCTGCGTCTGGACATGGCTGCATGTTTGTAAAGCTGGGTAAAAGGGCATTTGCGTGTCTGTGTATCCACTACATAGCTCTACTACCGCCTATGGACGTCTTCTGGAAAGGCGGCGAACTGTTGAGTCTCCTCACCTGCGAAACTCGCTGGACTGTCGATCGATGCTaggcgagacaggagaaccTCTGGCCTCTGAGGCCTGCCGCGTCGCACCAAGCGAGTGCATTTGCAGCTTCTTCAGATAGCAAAGAAGTCGCCCTAGGATTTGCGTCGAGCGAAAAATTCGTTCCCTCACTTCCACATACTgtccttccccttctctgcttgttcCTACTTCCGCTCCTCCCGCTACATCTCCCCCATGCCTGTCTCCTGTatgtgtttcctctccttctcgtcctgctctcccttctccttttcgctctgcccttcctgcttcttctctctgtgcgccACCGCGTTTGACCGCCTGTCTTTCATCTTCGTCAAAGtcgttcgtcgtctctccgtcggcGGTCGCGCCTTGCCCTGTACCCGatcctgtctctgccgctcgAATCGACAGTCGACGTCCGTTTTCAGCTGCGTCGAAGCGACACCGCTGGACGCCTCTGTCCTCGTCCTCGGCAGCGTCTCGCTCGCGTTTTACACGGCAACCAAGCGCGGCGAGAGGCGGCGGATACAGctgagaaggagacacttcaTCGGGGCCAGAAGAGGCGAGCGGCGACGAGGCAAAAGAGAAGGCTCGGGTGACTTCGAGGAGCTCGTGGATTCTCAGAAGAAGATACCACCACATGCAGTCGAGCAATGCGACGTTCGCCTTTGCCTGCGAATGGCTGGCTGTCGCACCGCCACCATCCCGCCTGCACGTTTCCTCCATGATgctgctctgtctcgctctctcgacgctgcatgcaggggcgtcttcgctctgctcccctgtctcctctgttccgGCCGCTGCGTGGACCTCAGTCGGCGGGGACCGCGAGGTgacgcgaggcgaaggaggagcgGCAGGAGGCAGCGAGGCCGCGGAACGAATTGCAGACGAGacacaagaggaagaagaacgctcagaggacagagacgaggaagcggcaGGTGAGACATGTTGTCCGAGACCGTTGAGAAGATCCTCAACAGTGGCAGCAGTTACGGATGcaacggcgcatgcagcgatcTTCACTGCGGCGACCTGCGTCAACAAGAAAATCCTGTCGTCGAGAAAGACTCGCAAAGCAGCTCGTCGCTTTGCCTCGccactctctgtctcctcgctctcttcttcgttcggCGAACAAAGAGCTCCTGTCGCACTGTCGCTCCCTGAGTCTGGCGATTCGCTCacgcgtcgtctctcttccagcACCCCCCTCTCCACATCTTCGTCCTCCGCGTCCCGCTGCTCTGCTATCTGTGCGTCGCCCCcggtgtctgcatgcatgctgtgTGTTCGTCGCTGCTTGCAGTTCGTCGCGGAACGCCTTTCAGGTTCTCCATCTCCCTCGCAAGCACACAGAGACTCCTCCGTTCTGCGGTCACGCTTCCCCGACCCCACAGATCCGTCTGACGCCCGAAACGCCTCTGCTGTCTGGACAGCCCAAGTCGCTAGAGCCGGAAAGCCGAGCGAAGGTACGAGAGttgcagacacagaaggaagcgGCGAAGCGTCGACGGCCGATGCAtccagagacaagaaaggagaaaaaaacgacgaagacgagaaagacgatgacgacgaaaacgaaaatGAGAACGAATTCGACGTCAGGATCGTTTCTCTGAGGCACTCCATGGCGGCGCGCGCCTCGACGCGTTGGCTGAACGCAGGGAAAGACAAGGGATGAGAGGCCTGAGCCGAGTGCTCGGTTTCGGCTGTAAGAGGACTGAGGAAGGCGCGAAGCAGTAccgtgtctcctgtctgcaAGGCCTTCTCGATGGGATCGGTCAGGCTGCGGACGAGCACCGCGAAGGCGCGGGCAAGAGGCTCTTCAGTGGGGGCATGGTGTCGAGGCGCATGCCTTcccgaaggcgaagcagagaacagacTGGCCGGGGCGAAGCTCGAGACGCCGAGCGTCGGCTGTGCATCGGCGACTGAGCCGTGTATCtgcgcatctgcatgcgatgTCACCGCAGCAAAAGACCTCACGTCACGCGACGAAGTCGAGGACGCGGAGGGGCGAGCACCGCACCCACCTGCTCCGTTTTCTGCATGAAGATGGTCGGTCTCCAGTTCTCGCGTTGGCCGAGCTCTCAGCAGCGCTCCTGGCATGTTGTCGCCCGCGGAGTCGCCGAGAGCTTCTGGGAAGCGAGCGAGAGCGCGTGTGCCGACGGACCGATCCGCGAGAAGTCTGCCGCCTTCGCGACGGGAGGGGATTCCCCGTTGGTGCCTGCTGCCTTCGAACTTTGCAAATCCAGCCGACGCCGGGGCGACAGGAAGCTGCGCGGCCACccagtggaggaagagaagccaTGACGTCATCGAGGTCGAAGACAACTCCAGTCTCCCAAAGGAGGAGGGAACACCGAacggaaagaaggaacagacggAAGAGACTGGGGAAGAGGGTGAAGACCCTGCGGGCGAGCACGAAGCAGACGCCCCGCTCCTTCTGCGCTTTTGTCTCTCAGCCTCCATTTCGTCGGCGAGGCGGACTCACGGTGCTCGTCTCGAATGGACGTGAGTTCCCGATCCAAGTTCTCGGCGCGCATCTGCGAGTCCAGTCAGGCCCAGATGCCTCCTTCAAGGCGGCTTGTCTGACCATGAAACTGACGCAAGAATCCAGCCTCGcggagaggggaaaagaacgcgagaggacTCAGAGAACAGAGATCAGCCGCAGAAAcggggaaacgaagagagagaacgacggcgGTGGAAGCCAGCCGGGAGGGAACCTGGAAGGAGAGAccgaggacagagaagatcGCTCAGGAGAGTAGAGGAAACAaagccgagaaggcgaaagcggAGCGAAAAGCGTAAAAGATCGAACAAGGAGAGACTGAGACCGACGAAGGGCGTAAAGCCTCTTCACTCTGCACGGAGGGCAGAATTAGCCACAGGTTGCGGCCCCGAGATCTGGCTGAATCCGGATCGAAATTACCTGTTGGTATATTCCATTGCACGGGACGCGTCGAAAAGAAAGGTTTTGCAtacgcagagaaacgacgacTGAAGccaaggagaagagagtgaaaaGCGAACataaaaaaagaaaaggacagCAGATAGCCGCTCGCTTGCTCTTCCGTTTGACGgcgagagcaagaagagacgccTCCAGCGGGAACGAAGGAttgagagagacaacgatAATGTGGACCGGGAAGTGAGTTGAACAGAAAAGTTTCGTTTCTAAAAATCGACTTCGTTTCACCTCTTTCTTCAGGTTGGCGCCCCCAGGAATGGGGAGGTCACTCGCCTGGCGCTTCGCCGGCCGAAGACCCCCGAAAAAGAGAAGTGGATTTCCAGGGCAAGACCCAGGCAAatggagaaggcagagagaaaagaggaagcatagacagggaagaaaagctccctgaaacgaaaaacagagaaagaagagtgCCTTTCCGGCTCGCCCGCCCCCGACATTCAGCGAACGAGTAGGAGTTTTTCTTCCAGCCgggtttgtgtgtgtgtgagtgCGCATGCGGAGAATATTCGCAgatcgcatgcagctccTTTTCCCCGTCTCGTGCTGTGCAGCGAATCTGTTCGTCTTCCGTatatctttcttctcttcagttATCTTCTTGCACCGTTTCCGAGTTTCatctgctttctctgtttctctgtaaACCAGAGTGGGGAGAGGACGCGACGCTCTTCGGCGACCGTCACCGAATAGCCGAGGAGAGGGCGCTCTCCGCCGTTacctccctttctcctttttcttgtctccttcgccgtcaCCCTTCCCTCCAGGTTCCTCGTCCCTTCTCCAAAAGTTTTCCCGCTCATCGTCTGCTCCAGATtggcgagaggagaccggGTGAGGAGgggcggaggagaggaacggaggaagaggaatcgcggcagaggaagagagaagggaggaccgaaggaggaggcagagaggccacagagaggagaacaagagaatCTATcagcaagagaaaaagaggagaaaggacagaagaaggacgaagtTGAGAGGGAGGGATCAGAACGGTGGAGGGAGATGACAAATGTCGCttagaaagaaaaaaggactgGCCTACTTATCACCACCATGGGGGCTACCACtttccttcgcgtttcttcttctcgaggcGCGTGGACTTCTCCTCGCGCTGCTGTCACAActggaagacgagaagagtcTCTTGTCGTCGGCGCAaggacgaaagaaaagagatcGCAGCCGTTCGATGGACTTTCGTCACTTCTCGGTACCTCGTTGCAGCGCCCTCTGTGCAAgcacttctctttctgttcttcccgttcttccttttctacctgtccttcgtctcgttctctgtcggtTTCTTCATCCTTCCGCTCTTCCCGTCTGTCTCGCGGGTCCTTTCATGTCTCTCCTGccgctcctttctcttcagagaACTTGCGCGCCTCCTCGATGTCTCTCCcggtttctgcttcttcctctcttggcGGCTTCGCACCTGTCTGTGCTTCGAACTCTGCTcattctcttttttctcctctccctgcgtcgctcgcttcttcggcaTCAACATCCCTGACGCGTTCCTCGCGACGCTCCCAAGATCTCTCGgattctccttcttccccggtttctcgcgcttcctttCCGTACTCGCTCGTCTTCGCAGCCTCTCCCCACTTCCTCCTCTCGAGGCCTTTTCTCGCGAGAAGCCTGTCCTCGACAtttctgctgtctcgctctcccccCTCTCCACGGCTTCCAGTGTCTCCGGGGACCTTGACTGCACTCTCAGCCCAGCCGAGCACTTTCCCGGCGCGCCCCTCgtccctgctgtctccttcgcgggCCTTCGCCTGTCGACCGGGAGCCACACGAATGAAATGGTATTTCCAGAAACCATACGTGCGGCGAGTGAAGTCGGATTTCTTCCGGTTTCCACTTCTTTCGCAAGTAACCAAGCAGAAGATCGACTGGCAGTACCACCACCCGCGCTCGGGCTACGAGGCCGCATGCATCTTCGGTCCAAATACCCTCGAAGTCACCAATCTGCCCATGGGCAAGACCTGCCAGTACCTCCAGGAACGCCTCTGGAGATTCTTTGGAAAATTCGGAATTGTCGAGCAAGTCCGAGTTCTCCCTCACGAGCGAGACCCGTACCAAACCTGCGGGACTGCATACGTCTGCTTCCGAAGGCAAGTGCACACAtttatatccatatatacatgagTATTTGGATTGTCCGATGCCTATGTGCATGTATTCAGATACAGATGCTCACCTGGTTTTAGTATACGCGCGTGGCACCCTTCtcacataaatatatgtatatatatataggcacCCTTCTcacataaataaatatatatatatatatatatatacatgtatgtctATATGTGTGTGGATTCTTCACCTGTGGCGCCGTTTCCCCTTGCCTGTTCCCTGATACGTCTGCTGAGTGTCGTGCCTCAAGTagtcctgtttctctctggatATTCATAGAGACATACACTGCCTGCAcccatatacacatatggaGGAGGAGGTCCCCGTACGAGTacgcttcctctccacgttGCCTCGGAGCTTGCCTCGAGGGATGGACTCCACGGCCAGCCTCTCACTGTGGGATTCACCGCCTTTCCGCGACTCTTGGATCTGCGGTTTCAGTgctcgcgtcttcgctcctttctttgcctctctggGGTTCACCGTTCCGCTGGCTT
This genomic interval from Toxoplasma gondii ME49 chromosome VIIb, whole genome shotgun sequence contains the following:
- a CDS encoding hypothetical protein (encoded by transcript TGME49_259860) produces the protein MEAERQKRRRSGASASCSPAGSSPSSPVSSVCSFFPFGVPSSFGRLELSSTSMTSWLLFLHWVAAQLPVAPASAGFAKFEGSRHQRGIPSRREGGRLLADRSVGTRALARFPEALGDSAGDNMPGALLRARPTRELETDHLHAENGAGGCGARPSASSTSSRDVRSFAAVTSHADAQIHGSVADAQPTLGVSSFAPASLFSASPSGRHAPRHHAPTEEPLARAFAVLVRSLTDPIEKALQTGDTVLLRAFLSPLTAETEHSAQASHPLSFPAFSQRVEARAAMECLRETILTSNSFSFSFSSSSSFSSSSFFSPFLSLDASAVDASPLPSVSATLVPSLGFPALATWAVQTAEAFRASDGSVGSGKRDRRTEESLCACEGDGEPERRSATNCKQRRTHSMHADTGGDAQIAEQRDAEDEDVERGVLEERRRVSESPDSGSDSATGALCSPNEEESEETESGEAKRRAALRVFLDDRIFLLTQVAAVKIAACAVASVTAATVEDLLNGLGQHVSPAASSSLSSERSSSSCVSSAIRSAASLPPAAPPSPRVTSRSPPTEVHAAAGTEETGEQSEDAPACSVERARQSSIMEETCRRDGGGATASHSQAKANVALLDCMWWYLLLRIHELLEVTRAFSFASSPLASSGPDEVSPSQLYPPPLAALGCRVKRERDAAEDEDRGVQRCRFDAAENGRRLSIRAAETGSGTGQGATADGETTNDFDEDERQAVKRGGAQREEAGRAERKGEGRAGREGEETHTGDRHGGDVAGGAEVGTSREGEGQYVEVRERIFRSTQILGRLLCYLKKLQMHSLGATRQASEARGSPVSPSIDRQSSEFRRDGNPCSPPSPPLGENASTSAAVGTEYAGLATATPESGGDEREKQGREEAHAGVAEPQGVSGILEKVEFNMRLLCASIGNCFERWPSMPPLQMYDRLLLPERSDGSSSSSPSPSSSASSASRASSVGAVSSPCSSSSASLEPLSAGESVVAVSAPSRLHAASREAAPALDGRWASRLGNTGKETQERPAVVALSSEERADRRGEQGDGERAERSCRDGAEREKEIRDLGAVASGEDANGDDRRETSGSSERRQSSAEKAKRRQTGKEAGGAWLERSFFACGVERRSEKPGEEGGEGDEDWCLSPQLHQLVDAAKLRADMHVFVEENVFFLLSHLHQVASEHEEVAAAFDLLAKQGAVSPLFLLSGAWTPWREIRELRLGALMTTQAKIRELWAEKDLWRSLLDGMQKEVQRRGREERERREREREENTVEDHGENTDLSDHQESGKEGDATRKPEESNGRLQNEAAGGISMPGKRHDVSLPLADAPVREQESLEDRGAGRRGREREGDGDERRKAEKRNDLFEGERGGMYPEVSDGGNVARMDDHWNERAEGNAIARPDVGDGGRRRGSSLRENASSRSVHATVCRDSSSAASDEAGDPLVWQGSRGRNRGEETQVLGSQTCNREEEPQRRQRALSSCEPCSSSTSSSPFPSSGFSSSPASSSFSAFSSAVANSSRGLREALLTFWSWGGSGESREETRHPGGLAARPAHFGRGDRAVAAGDRAVERPRPAKEGGDEDAEQTKNREAAGRGERGKRTGGEYDGGRVDRQEGERERTEDIAMGHKEAREEEGDESRVTKEKGDEATTEDSEDGESDAQREEQGGQEEREHKRGEVTREEADTGKEAQGRGSEDEARASEAETNRAIAAGEEMERGKEQGTSKGDEDPDMEERRAGEETRQSQDDEGRRPDGHRGGDEEEQKREKPAKERRKRQRPENSEGEKDMQREQTSERTDAPSQAATKKPRGCRPEVRTEDEKRREGESDEDEVPAHDGDDLEESRRPEEDGEEATRHSGVIEAEVDDETALCLSSCFWESETNVVVADALLSAAADLITEPEKRTSSLRSSSPHSSSSSSSSSSIVPSAVARASPTVQWKEAADMKPRSLLDPHPGERREEWDSDPVDTSPERVAESRVRPRRKKGEGGRRETRTGSSDKENSSVQEGRRLEKRVSWTSSDDVEERRRGDADQLNAASKRYRKYRDAVGDPDLARQILNARHPGAGPVCRPQRKWEAADEQLLVAGVNMFGVGKWNEVHKFFPPLRRFSPPQLKDKFRILQKLLHVCQDTYRFIE
- a CDS encoding hypothetical protein (encoded by transcript TGME49_259850) yields the protein MGATTFLRVSSSRGAWTSPRAAVTTGRREESLVVGARTKEKRSQPFDGLSSLLGTSLQRPLCKHFSFCSSRSSFSTCPSSRSLSVSSSFRSSRLSRGSFHVSPAAPFSSENLRASSMSLPVSASSSLGGFAPVCASNSAHSLFSPLPASLASSASTSLTRSSRRSQDLSDSPSSPVSRASFPYSLVFAASPHFLLSRPFLARSLSSTFLLSRSPPSPRLPVSPGTLTALSAQPSTFPARPSSLLSPSRAFACRPGATRMKWYFQKPYVRRVKSDFFRFPLLSQVTKQKIDWQYHHPRSGYEAACIFGPNTLEVTNLPMGKTCQYLQERLWRFFGKFGIVEQVRVLPHERDPYQTCGTAYVCFRSRMASLRAVRLPVHLPASLHNRVLHLRHLGTDRTSDDLFYFRRQQAISNLVAIAQQLYAYLEERGPLPAHRALRLLFERSYPRLAWRQAGVSVRTCCGSWLGFFSRSPFNELFYLAREDEVARPTEVTELEADPRASRKMISNEGTEGAAETRGRKTKSKLGDTKDGTSPGLKSLTDREENAMLEKMVIFPHLLSREKLQALLLRAGRLLQMDLQNELSVHWRTDRPPLPDWTQKQIQLWQHQDPLPEELQIWSRTKDYYKIHEERFLFKLKLKKERAQAKQEMKQQRRRLELQASQSSS